A single genomic interval of Zobellia nedashkovskayae harbors:
- a CDS encoding RagB/SusD family nutrient uptake outer membrane protein, with protein sequence MKLDIKIKHIGVVLLGMITLSACDSYIEEDIFSDITSENFIEEGTADQLVVGIYSSLREVYKDYNLKFLGTDLFTVKAELNSVSAVNDYFGFDSGVGGSLWTKNYDVVAKANTAINRYETVITWSDNNLGDKAYGIAQAKALRGLAFFNMVQQYGGLVLDLEEPTTIRSDYARSTEEETYAQIISDLEDAIPTLLDEPETGRFSKRAAQHVLSEVYLTRGYTSFGSTDDFNTAAALAEDAIGSYDIRSQSYAEVFAYDNQVNDEILFAIQWGTNGLATDQENTKHSLFMNQVSNYPGVNRTTTPYGFSDFNAMPTPFFYSLLADNDSRDDATIHRAILADGDEDEGPDAIVAGDTIVYYPKVAIDPIELAERLDRYWVYQPDQYLFGQPDNVPGVNYLYSLNPERTNFPIFKKFDDEIFSEATDGARDTFVFRIAETHLLAAEAYLAAGNSAAALIHINIVRERATGVANEYTSVTIDDILNERALELAGEANRWAVLKRTGKLEERILAHNPHVQDHGAFDASIHLLRPIPSSELELSDGSLTQNPGY encoded by the coding sequence ATGAAACTAGATATAAAAATTAAGCATATAGGCGTCGTACTACTCGGTATGATTACTTTAAGTGCATGCGACAGTTATATTGAAGAAGATATTTTTTCAGACATAACAAGTGAGAATTTCATTGAGGAAGGTACAGCAGATCAGTTGGTTGTAGGTATATATTCTTCTTTAAGAGAGGTGTATAAAGATTACAATTTAAAGTTTTTAGGCACCGATTTGTTTACCGTTAAAGCTGAATTGAATTCAGTTTCTGCGGTTAATGATTATTTTGGTTTTGACTCAGGTGTTGGCGGATCATTATGGACAAAAAATTATGATGTTGTTGCAAAAGCTAATACGGCAATTAATAGATATGAAACTGTAATTACTTGGTCAGATAACAATCTGGGTGATAAAGCATATGGTATAGCTCAAGCAAAAGCGTTACGTGGTTTAGCCTTTTTTAATATGGTACAGCAGTATGGGGGATTGGTTCTAGATTTAGAAGAACCTACTACTATTCGTTCAGATTACGCGAGAAGTACGGAAGAAGAAACCTATGCACAAATCATTAGTGATTTGGAAGATGCCATACCAACTTTGCTTGATGAGCCAGAAACTGGTCGGTTCTCAAAAAGAGCAGCACAACACGTATTGTCAGAAGTTTATTTGACTAGAGGTTATACTTCGTTTGGTAGTACAGATGACTTTAATACTGCGGCGGCACTTGCAGAAGATGCAATTGGTTCGTATGATATTAGAAGTCAATCTTATGCCGAAGTTTTTGCATATGACAATCAAGTAAATGACGAGATTTTATTTGCCATACAATGGGGTACTAATGGGCTTGCTACCGATCAAGAGAATACAAAGCATTCTCTTTTTATGAATCAAGTATCAAATTATCCAGGAGTAAATAGAACGACTACTCCATATGGTTTTAGTGATTTTAATGCTATGCCTACGCCATTTTTCTATTCTTTATTAGCAGATAATGATAGTAGAGATGATGCCACGATACATAGGGCAATTCTTGCAGACGGTGATGAAGATGAAGGACCAGACGCAATTGTAGCTGGTGACACCATTGTATATTACCCAAAAGTAGCTATAGATCCTATTGAATTAGCGGAACGTTTGGACAGATACTGGGTGTACCAGCCGGACCAGTATTTATTTGGACAGCCAGATAACGTACCTGGAGTCAACTATTTATATTCTCTAAATCCAGAGCGAACCAATTTTCCTATTTTCAAGAAGTTTGACGATGAGATATTTAGTGAAGCTACAGATGGTGCTCGTGATACATTTGTATTCAGAATAGCAGAAACACATTTACTAGCTGCTGAAGCATATTTAGCTGCTGGAAATTCAGCAGCTGCGTTAATCCATATCAACATTGTTAGAGAGCGTGCTACTGGTGTTGCTAACGAATATACTTCTGTAACAATAGATGATATTCTAAATGAGAGAGCTTTGGAATTAGCTGGTGAAGCAAATAGATGGGCCGTATTAAAACGAACAGGGAAATTAGAGGAGCGTATTTTAGCTCATAACCCGCACGTTCAAGACCACGGTGCTTTTGATGCAAGTATTCACTTGTTGAGACCTATTCCTTCTAGTGAATTAGAACTTTCAGATGGTTCATTGACGCAGAACCCAGGATACTAA
- a CDS encoding glycosyl hydrolase 115 family protein: protein MTSKTLRFSRVLLLLPIIGLFLLYAFSKEPTSSIYLVVGKQANETELNAVEDLQNDLKKALSAKVEVVANINDVPKKGTIILLGTPQSNALIASLNTSKKIQITSVNPGPRGGIWAKTDLKNKKEIIVIAGSDVQGLQYAIYDYSNEILGVDPVQYWTGKEVVKKELKNLFAFENRHIAPPKVPLLCYFENDVDELANYRGDLLEYDWESYTELINSLVRLRYNAIQIFDMLGRPEFFIRPEYKELTDYQVDVAYVEKMIDYAQKKGMKVAIDFALGYQIHPMSADKATCWKDYKEDWITAWRYYLEKTPLRKTDIFILRPRHQVWDWEYKSSCGEEKIAVFNEVYKSFGDLVDEYKPEADKVLVCYSDGMEMWNDGFRPPKDWIVAWSDHGFGDFEHLPNTTDGYNFGTYMHAGYWLNHTVHNPYPEKVESVMKDMFSTYSADKFCLVNGQNFRPFLLNIEAYSEVCNDPESFDAHSFYKNWTERYFNEVSAKHAITSMKSLHEAQKNRIGYVQHLWEIREAISYLSDSPIQRPGKSPVAHDYKRVANDLEHVKVTEEFIDLSVQEADKGLKEITENETFFHDYVYLPVVLYQDLIGFERTLHEMAVLKKEFEETSNDILLDDIKALFPEAKTQLDKIYQNRKSGDKSPKWDNWYNPKIRRPNNGFPTFEMLDQIESNLNAKS from the coding sequence ATGACGTCTAAAACACTACGGTTTAGCCGAGTTCTTCTATTGCTTCCCATTATAGGGCTATTTCTATTATATGCTTTTTCCAAAGAACCAACATCTTCTATTTATTTAGTGGTCGGGAAACAAGCGAACGAAACGGAGTTGAATGCCGTTGAAGATTTACAAAATGATTTAAAAAAGGCTTTATCCGCAAAGGTGGAAGTGGTTGCCAATATTAATGATGTTCCTAAAAAAGGAACGATTATTCTATTGGGAACACCGCAATCCAACGCTTTGATAGCCTCTTTAAATACATCTAAAAAAATACAGATTACTTCAGTAAATCCAGGTCCGCGTGGTGGTATTTGGGCAAAGACTGATCTAAAGAATAAAAAGGAAATAATTGTAATAGCTGGCTCTGATGTACAAGGTCTTCAGTATGCCATTTATGATTATTCAAATGAAATATTGGGTGTTGATCCTGTTCAATATTGGACAGGAAAGGAAGTAGTAAAGAAAGAACTTAAAAACCTCTTCGCTTTTGAGAATAGGCATATTGCTCCGCCAAAAGTACCATTGCTGTGTTACTTTGAGAACGATGTTGATGAATTGGCAAACTACAGAGGAGATCTACTAGAATACGATTGGGAGAGTTATACGGAGTTAATTAACTCGTTGGTGCGACTACGATACAATGCAATTCAAATTTTTGATATGCTTGGACGGCCTGAATTTTTCATCCGTCCGGAATATAAGGAATTAACGGATTACCAAGTGGATGTGGCCTATGTTGAAAAGATGATAGACTACGCGCAGAAAAAAGGAATGAAGGTGGCTATAGACTTTGCACTTGGCTATCAGATACACCCAATGTCTGCAGATAAAGCTACCTGTTGGAAAGATTATAAAGAAGATTGGATAACGGCATGGCGTTATTATCTAGAGAAAACACCGCTACGTAAAACTGATATTTTCATATTACGACCACGCCATCAAGTATGGGACTGGGAGTATAAAAGTAGTTGTGGAGAAGAGAAAATAGCCGTCTTTAATGAGGTGTACAAATCTTTTGGGGATTTAGTAGATGAATACAAACCGGAGGCGGACAAGGTTTTGGTTTGCTATTCCGATGGAATGGAAATGTGGAACGATGGTTTCAGGCCACCAAAAGATTGGATAGTTGCATGGTCTGATCATGGTTTTGGAGATTTTGAACATTTGCCTAATACTACAGATGGTTACAACTTTGGGACCTATATGCATGCTGGGTACTGGTTAAACCATACGGTTCACAACCCATATCCAGAAAAAGTGGAATCGGTAATGAAGGACATGTTCAGTACATATAGTGCCGATAAGTTTTGCTTGGTAAACGGACAAAATTTTAGACCTTTTTTACTAAACATTGAGGCATATTCGGAAGTATGTAATGACCCTGAAAGTTTTGATGCGCATTCTTTCTATAAGAATTGGACGGAGCGCTATTTTAATGAGGTAAGTGCCAAACATGCAATAACGTCAATGAAATCTTTGCATGAAGCCCAAAAGAACAGAATTGGTTACGTTCAGCACCTTTGGGAGATTAGGGAAGCTATTTCCTATTTATCTGATAGTCCAATACAGAGGCCGGGAAAATCACCTGTAGCTCATGATTACAAAAGGGTAGCGAATGATTTAGAACATGTAAAAGTTACGGAAGAATTCATAGACCTTTCGGTTCAAGAAGCAGACAAAGGGCTCAAGGAGATTACGGAGAATGAGACTTTCTTCCATGATTATGTTTATTTGCCAGTTGTGCTATATCAAGACTTGATTGGTTTTGAGCGTACGTTACACGAGATGGCGGTATTGAAAAAGGAGTTTGAAGAGACATCTAATGATATCCTTCTAGACGATATAAAAGCTTTATTTCCAGAGGCCAAAACACAATTAGACAAAATATATCAAAATCGAAAAAGCGGTGATAAATCACCAAAATGGGACAATTGGTACAATCCAAAAATAAGAAGGCCAAACAACGGATTTCCAACTTTTGAAATGCTAGACCAAATTGAATCAAACTTAAATGCAAAAAGCTAA
- a CDS encoding GH92 family glycosyl hydrolase, protein MNLFLKVPSYGIYIILAIIFSSCETKVEPIATVKSIDPVDLVYPQLDTENSRWFFFSSASRPFGMVNLSPDTEVNGAWGSGYRHKVDTVQGFSHIHAWQLSGLSVMPVTVNELNAKSVFTDFKSKFSHDKEKVSPGHHSLNLERYDIDVELTSTTRVGLHKYSYPKNEKKAAILFNLNGMLGPNENTDGLLEQINANSLKGELVIKETSRRPKPVKLFFTIDLNAEIASIEHDDKTGNYIVFLEDGADEVLMKAGISYTSVENAKGNIDSELAEWDFEQTVEDSKKEWNGLLERIKVEGNTEIAQKRFYTDLWHSLQGRRIISDANGAYPDNTGEAFKVGQLPLDDSGKPKFNHYNSDSFWGAQWTLNTLWGLVYPDIMEEFVNSLMQYYEDGGMVPRGPSGGNYTYVMTGASSTPFIVSAIQKGLITEDLEEIYQALKKNHMPGGIMGKAGYEHNTTIGGGLKYYIENGYVPHPIPEGKFGGHQDGASMTMEYAYQDWTLAQLAKKLGKTVDYDYFLKRSENYKNAFDISIGWMRPKDISGKWGENYSPYEHENGFIESNGAQSTWFVPHDEEGLARLMGGKSAAVEKLNEQFKTAEKLGFTAGNSHSQELHPEYRNIPINYGNQPSIQTAFIFNKLDRPDLTQYWSRRVANTVFGGLSPATGYNGDEDQGLMGSLAVLMKIGLFQMNGGTEENPKYEFGSPSFDKVSISLQNGKSLIINSPGASSGNVFVKSIELNESPYKKYHITHDLITSGVTLDFEMSAE, encoded by the coding sequence ATGAATTTATTTTTAAAAGTTCCTTCCTACGGGATTTACATCATATTAGCCATTATATTCTCTTCTTGTGAGACAAAGGTAGAGCCAATAGCAACGGTTAAAAGCATAGATCCAGTAGACTTGGTTTACCCTCAACTAGATACAGAAAACTCTAGATGGTTTTTCTTTTCATCTGCCAGCAGGCCTTTTGGCATGGTAAATCTTAGTCCAGATACTGAAGTAAACGGAGCATGGGGCAGTGGTTATAGGCATAAAGTAGATACGGTTCAGGGATTTAGTCATATTCATGCATGGCAATTATCAGGTTTGTCAGTTATGCCGGTTACTGTAAATGAGTTGAATGCAAAATCGGTTTTTACAGATTTTAAATCAAAATTCAGTCATGACAAGGAAAAAGTATCACCAGGACATCATTCTCTAAATCTTGAAAGGTATGATATAGATGTGGAGCTTACGAGCACTACGCGGGTGGGATTACATAAATATTCCTATCCTAAAAATGAAAAAAAGGCAGCAATACTTTTCAATCTAAATGGAATGTTGGGACCTAACGAAAATACAGACGGATTACTTGAGCAGATAAATGCGAACTCTTTAAAAGGGGAGTTAGTCATCAAAGAAACAAGTAGAAGGCCAAAACCTGTAAAATTGTTTTTCACTATTGATTTAAATGCAGAAATAGCATCTATTGAACATGATGATAAAACCGGAAACTATATAGTGTTCTTAGAAGATGGAGCTGATGAAGTATTAATGAAAGCCGGAATTTCATACACCTCTGTTGAAAATGCAAAAGGTAATATAGATAGCGAATTGGCAGAATGGGATTTTGAACAGACGGTTGAAGATTCTAAGAAGGAGTGGAACGGATTATTGGAGAGAATAAAAGTAGAAGGCAATACGGAAATAGCACAAAAGAGATTCTACACAGATTTATGGCATAGTTTACAAGGACGAAGAATTATTAGCGATGCTAACGGAGCCTATCCTGATAATACAGGTGAGGCTTTCAAAGTAGGGCAATTGCCGCTTGATGATAGTGGGAAACCAAAATTCAATCATTATAATTCAGATTCTTTTTGGGGAGCACAATGGACACTCAATACGCTATGGGGTTTAGTCTATCCAGATATTATGGAAGAATTTGTAAACTCTCTGATGCAATATTATGAAGATGGTGGAATGGTTCCGAGGGGGCCTTCTGGGGGAAATTACACTTATGTTATGACTGGAGCTTCATCTACACCATTTATAGTAAGCGCAATTCAAAAAGGACTGATAACAGAAGATTTAGAAGAAATTTACCAAGCTTTAAAGAAAAACCATATGCCAGGAGGTATTATGGGCAAGGCAGGGTATGAGCACAATACAACAATAGGTGGCGGACTCAAGTATTATATAGAGAACGGATATGTACCTCACCCCATACCTGAAGGCAAATTTGGAGGACATCAAGATGGGGCAAGTATGACCATGGAGTATGCTTACCAAGATTGGACACTTGCTCAATTGGCAAAAAAGCTAGGAAAGACAGTAGACTATGATTATTTTCTAAAACGTTCAGAAAATTATAAAAATGCTTTTGATATTTCCATCGGTTGGATGCGACCGAAAGATATATCGGGTAAATGGGGTGAAAATTATAGCCCTTACGAACATGAAAATGGTTTTATAGAGTCTAATGGAGCACAATCTACTTGGTTTGTACCTCATGACGAAGAAGGCCTTGCCAGATTAATGGGAGGGAAGTCTGCGGCTGTAGAAAAATTAAATGAGCAGTTCAAAACCGCTGAAAAGCTAGGTTTTACGGCTGGTAATTCGCATTCGCAAGAATTGCATCCTGAGTACAGGAATATTCCCATTAATTACGGAAATCAGCCATCTATACAAACCGCTTTTATTTTTAATAAATTAGATAGGCCAGATCTTACACAGTATTGGTCTAGAAGAGTCGCGAATACTGTTTTTGGTGGTCTTTCACCTGCTACAGGATATAATGGAGATGAAGACCAAGGTTTAATGGGTAGCTTGGCAGTATTAATGAAGATAGGTCTTTTTCAAATGAATGGAGGGACTGAGGAGAATCCAAAATATGAATTTGGAAGTCCAAGTTTTGACAAAGTTAGTATCAGTCTTCAGAACGGAAAAAGTTTAATTATTAATTCACCCGGAGCAAGCAGTGGTAATGTTTTTGTTAAAAGTATTGAATTGAACGAGTCACCATATAAAAAATATCATATTACACATGATTTAATTACTAGTGGAGTTACCTTAGATTTTGAAATGTCTGCAGAGTAG
- a CDS encoding two-component regulator propeller domain-containing protein translates to MQLKKMGYRLTCVFWFIFSVWGMCAQSLKFEHYNDASGISHNSVRHIVQDNEGFLWFGTFSGLNRFDGYEFKSYTSVSPSVNTIPNDDITALEFNKETNQLWIGTRNGLTLLDLNTYKFKVFLPEANNAGSLPDKEIRSVHIDSFNRVWVGTKDQGLFLYDSKEESFSKIPIEGFVYVKEIFEDSKGRLWIGSYGDVGIARISLDNLGSIVQIKQYSLSVENEASPYINFIYEDHKSDIFAGSRNGLYKLNVNQDSFQNLLIEDSEVRDKLGPYFISIAKAPNGKYWLGTLGGILQVDTLEDIQTKQYDWYFSELSDDDSLVDNLVSSLYFDASGVLWVGTEEGLDKYDPYENQFKYNTSISRFIDNQVPRIRDFSKTFDEKIIVATRHNGLFISEEEKYISLYNSQKDIASMYSPNGKIFYCGLWNGKILVYDYLNKTDKVIDVGFKNAPILAFEPFGNDQMIIASHGEGAVVLNLETQRVDESYGNLLPTLDINTVKASADNKIWFATQMGVYCYDQQSMKVIAYEAKSENEVGLPHNNVSDIAIDESGKIWAATRKGLCYYDPALDNFLPIEEIGGLQNRWITNLLSNKDGFLWLNMNNNNLGKYDITSKELKLYHTESGNRLDIFSTRGFYYADDSHMYLGGKEGIITFSPKELSVNEYAPEPIITNIRVQNKAVEIGSVINGQQVLKSDINIDRNLVLKNTNKNFSLTFSSPSYVNGRQNRYSYILEGFDENWNTVDVRQRTVQYTNLFSGEYVFKVKAMNSHGVWSDVASYQIEILPPFWFTYKAFFLLLLVLALAFYLIRKQIRTRIVLKQQWLMERVKRERDEKLNNEKLRFFTNISHELRTPLTLILGPAKQLIEDGKDSGNYFQQSRYNLIHQNANRLLNLVNQVLDFRRAQSGELRLKVTKTDILLYTKNTFRSFEELADDKKINFNLISENAEIEGYIDRDKYDKMLYNLLSNALKFTHNYGHVDLFIEVKEEGGQPFLIVEVSDDGIGVPKESQKKIFSRFYQASNSTSLNTGSGIGLSLVRALAELHKGHITVESTLNKGSVFTLKLPIARTAYKDDEVFEYEKSQVVEESPQLITAKKIIQSTHLKERILIVEDNAELRNYLMDYLSDYYKVFEAENGEKGLEVCLNVKPAICIADVMMPVKNGLEFCKALKNDADISHIPVILLTALSDNDDKIKGYSSGADGYLVKPFDPSLLKTRIENIINSRKELKNRFSEEIESQVNTLTHSPIDQSFMEDLTKLIHENMGNCELNTSLLCQSLGMSSSKLYRKIKELTDLAPNEFIRTIRLKKSAQLLRTKKYNVSEVTTLIGFSDPLYFSRCFKKQFGYPPSQLIK, encoded by the coding sequence GTGCAACTCAAAAAAATGGGCTACCGATTAACATGTGTTTTCTGGTTTATCTTCTCTGTTTGGGGAATGTGTGCCCAATCATTAAAATTTGAGCACTATAATGATGCTAGTGGTATTTCCCATAATTCGGTAAGACATATTGTTCAAGATAATGAGGGCTTTCTTTGGTTTGGAACATTTTCTGGTCTTAACCGTTTTGATGGGTATGAATTTAAATCATATACCAGCGTATCTCCTTCTGTAAATACCATTCCCAACGATGATATTACTGCATTGGAATTTAATAAAGAGACGAACCAATTATGGATTGGGACGCGTAACGGGCTTACTCTTCTTGATTTAAACACCTATAAATTCAAAGTTTTTTTACCTGAGGCTAATAATGCAGGGTCATTGCCGGATAAGGAAATTAGGTCTGTCCATATAGATTCGTTTAATAGAGTTTGGGTTGGTACTAAAGACCAAGGATTATTTCTGTACGACTCTAAAGAAGAAAGCTTCAGTAAAATTCCAATTGAAGGTTTTGTCTACGTTAAAGAAATTTTTGAAGATTCTAAAGGCCGTTTATGGATTGGTAGTTATGGTGATGTTGGAATAGCTAGGATTTCTTTGGATAACCTTGGTTCCATTGTCCAAATAAAACAATATTCGTTATCCGTTGAAAATGAAGCTAGCCCTTACATAAATTTCATTTATGAAGATCATAAGTCGGACATTTTTGCAGGTAGTAGAAACGGGTTATACAAATTGAATGTAAATCAGGATAGCTTTCAAAATTTGCTTATTGAAGATTCTGAGGTAAGAGATAAGTTAGGACCTTATTTTATATCAATAGCTAAGGCTCCCAATGGAAAATACTGGTTGGGAACTTTAGGGGGTATTTTACAGGTAGATACTTTAGAAGACATTCAGACTAAGCAGTATGATTGGTATTTTTCCGAATTGTCTGATGATGACTCATTAGTCGATAACTTGGTTTCTTCATTATATTTTGATGCTTCTGGTGTGCTTTGGGTGGGCACTGAAGAAGGATTGGATAAATACGATCCTTATGAGAATCAGTTTAAATACAACACATCGATCAGTCGCTTTATAGATAACCAAGTACCTCGTATCCGCGATTTCTCAAAAACTTTTGATGAAAAAATAATAGTAGCAACACGGCATAATGGTCTATTTATTTCAGAAGAAGAAAAATACATTTCCCTTTATAATTCCCAAAAAGATATTGCAAGTATGTATTCTCCTAATGGGAAAATATTCTATTGTGGTCTTTGGAACGGGAAAATACTGGTTTATGATTACCTAAACAAAACAGATAAGGTAATTGATGTAGGATTTAAAAATGCCCCCATTTTAGCTTTTGAGCCTTTCGGAAATGACCAAATGATTATAGCTTCCCACGGTGAGGGTGCCGTTGTTCTAAATTTGGAAACTCAAAGAGTAGATGAGTCGTATGGGAATTTGTTACCCACTCTAGATATTAACACGGTAAAAGCGAGTGCGGATAATAAAATTTGGTTTGCTACGCAAATGGGCGTCTATTGCTACGATCAACAATCAATGAAAGTTATAGCTTACGAAGCCAAATCAGAGAATGAGGTTGGTTTGCCGCATAATAACGTTAGTGATATTGCCATAGATGAATCCGGTAAAATTTGGGCCGCTACCCGTAAGGGGCTCTGTTATTATGACCCGGCTCTAGATAATTTTTTACCAATAGAAGAGATAGGGGGGTTACAGAATCGTTGGATTACAAACCTTCTATCTAATAAAGATGGGTTTCTGTGGTTGAATATGAACAATAATAATTTGGGTAAATATGACATTACCTCAAAAGAATTAAAATTGTATCATACGGAAAGTGGTAACCGGCTGGATATATTCAGTACCAGAGGCTTTTATTATGCGGATGATTCCCATATGTACCTTGGTGGTAAGGAGGGAATTATAACCTTTTCACCAAAAGAGCTCTCCGTAAACGAATATGCGCCGGAACCAATAATCACCAATATTAGAGTACAGAATAAGGCGGTAGAAATAGGTTCAGTAATAAACGGACAACAGGTACTTAAATCTGATATAAACATAGATAGAAATCTGGTTCTTAAAAATACCAATAAGAATTTCTCTCTTACTTTTTCTAGTCCATCTTACGTTAACGGAAGACAGAATAGGTATAGCTATATTTTAGAAGGTTTTGATGAAAATTGGAACACCGTAGATGTTCGGCAACGAACAGTACAATACACCAATTTGTTTTCTGGAGAGTATGTGTTTAAAGTAAAGGCAATGAACAGTCATGGGGTATGGAGTGATGTTGCTTCTTACCAAATTGAAATTTTACCACCTTTTTGGTTTACCTATAAAGCGTTTTTTCTTTTGTTATTGGTGTTGGCCTTGGCTTTTTATCTCATACGCAAACAAATAAGAACCCGTATTGTATTAAAACAACAATGGTTAATGGAAAGGGTAAAGCGAGAACGTGATGAAAAATTGAATAACGAAAAGCTACGTTTCTTTACGAATATATCTCATGAACTCAGAACTCCGTTAACGCTAATTTTAGGTCCGGCAAAACAGTTGATAGAAGATGGAAAGGATTCGGGTAATTATTTTCAACAGAGCCGGTATAACCTCATTCACCAGAACGCAAATAGGTTATTAAATTTGGTAAATCAGGTGCTGGATTTTAGAAGGGCCCAATCTGGTGAATTGCGATTGAAAGTAACGAAGACGGATATTCTTCTGTATACGAAAAATACCTTTCGCTCATTTGAAGAGTTGGCGGACGATAAAAAAATCAATTTTAACTTAATATCTGAAAATGCCGAGATTGAAGGATATATAGACCGAGACAAGTATGATAAAATGCTGTATAATCTATTATCCAATGCATTGAAATTCACCCATAATTATGGTCATGTAGACCTTTTTATAGAAGTAAAAGAGGAGGGGGGTCAGCCCTTCTTAATAGTAGAAGTGAGTGATGACGGAATTGGAGTGCCTAAAGAAAGTCAAAAGAAAATTTTCTCTCGATTTTATCAAGCTTCCAATAGTACCAGTCTCAATACGGGTTCTGGTATAGGTCTTTCATTGGTAAGGGCTTTGGCGGAATTACATAAAGGACATATTACCGTAGAAAGTACGCTGAATAAAGGCAGTGTTTTTACTCTGAAACTTCCCATAGCCCGTACGGCCTATAAAGATGATGAAGTATTTGAGTATGAGAAAAGCCAAGTAGTAGAAGAATCTCCGCAATTAATAACCGCAAAGAAAATCATCCAAAGTACGCACTTAAAAGAACGAATATTAATTGTAGAAGACAATGCGGAACTACGTAATTATTTGATGGATTACCTCTCTGATTACTATAAGGTTTTTGAAGCTGAGAACGGAGAAAAAGGATTGGAAGTCTGCTTAAATGTAAAACCAGCTATCTGTATTGCAGATGTTATGATGCCCGTCAAAAACGGATTAGAATTTTGTAAAGCATTAAAGAACGATGCGGATATTAGTCATATTCCTGTTATTCTATTAACGGCATTATCAGATAACGATGATAAAATAAAGGGTTACAGTTCTGGGGCTGATGGGTATTTGGTAAAACCGTTTGATCCTTCATTACTTAAAACAAGAATTGAAAATATCATCAATTCCAGAAAAGAATTGAAAAATAGATTTTCTGAAGAAATAGAGAGTCAAGTGAATACATTGACACATTCACCCATAGATCAATCTTTCATGGAAGATTTAACGAAATTGATTCATGAGAATATGGGGAATTGCGAGTTAAACACTTCTCTTCTTTGTCAGTCATTGGGGATGAGTTCATCAAAATTATACAGAAAGATTAAAGAACTTACGGATTTGGCGCCCAATGAATTCATACGAACGATTAGACTTAAAAAATCAGCTCAACTTCTACGAACAAAAAAATACAATGTGTCTGAAGTTACTACCTTAATTGGGTTTAGTGATCCCTTATATTTTAGCCGTTGCTTTAAAAAGCAATTTGGTTATCCGCCAAGTCAATTAATAAAATAG